The following are encoded together in the Thunnus albacares chromosome 7, fThuAlb1.1, whole genome shotgun sequence genome:
- the tnnt3a gene encoding troponin T type 3a (skeletal, fast) isoform X4, whose product MSDTEEHDHVEAVEEEVVEEVEVAPEAAHEPEPEPEPEPEPEPEPVVEPEPEPEPEPEPEPVAEPEPEPEAEPEEEKPKFKPTAPKIPDGEKVDFDDIQKKRQNKDLIELQALIDAHFEHRKKEEEELIALKERIEKRRAERAEQQRIRAEKEKERQARREEERRVREEADAKKKAEEEAKKKSALSSMGSNYSSHLQRADQKRGGKKETEREKKKKILASRRKQLNIDHLNEEKLKDKINELYDWMCQLESEKFDHMERLKRQKYEVTTLRKRVEELSKFSKKGAAARRRK is encoded by the exons CCGTAGAAGAGGAGGTAGTAGAGGAAGTAGAGGTGGCTCCTGAGGCGGCCCATGAGCCTGAGCCAGagccagaaccagaaccagagccagaaccagaaccagtgGTAGAGCCAGAGCCAGAGCCAGAGCCAGAACCTGAGCCTGAGCCTGTGGCTGAGCCTGAGCCTGAGCCTGAGGCTGAGCCTGAAG AGGAGAAGCCAAAGTTCAA GCCCACTGCTCCAAAGATCCCAGATGGTGAGAAAGTGGACTTTGAC GACATCCAGAAGAAGCGTCAGAACAAAGATCTGATTGAGCTGCAGGCCCTCATCGATGCTCACTTTGAGCacaggaagaaggaggaggaggagctgattGCGCTCAAGGAGAGAATT GAGAAGCGTCGCGCTGAGAGGGCTGAGCAACAGAGGATCCGCGctgagaaggagaaggagcGCCAGGCCAGACGTGAG GAGGAGAGGCGGGTCAGGGAGGAAGCTGATGCCAAGAagaaggcagaggaggaggccaAAAAGAAGTCAGCTCTGTCCAGCATGGGCTCCAACTACAGCAGCCACCTGCAGAGa GCTGAccagaagagaggaggaaagaaagagactgagagagagaagaagaagaagatctTGGCCTCAAGACGCAAGCAGCTCAACATTGACCATCTGAATGAAGAGAAGCTGAA AGATAAGATCAATGAGCTGTACGACTGGATGTGTCAGCTGGAGTCTGAGAAGTTCGACCACATGGAGAGACTGAAGAGGCAGAAGTATGAG GTTACAACCCTGCGTAAGAGAGTGGAggagctcagtaaatt CAGCAAGAAGGGAGCCGCCGCCCGCCGCAGAAAGTAA
- the tnnt3a gene encoding troponin T type 3a (skeletal, fast) isoform X7 has translation MSDTEEHDHVEEEKPKFKPTAPKIPDGEKVDFDDIQKKRQNKDLIELQALIDAHFEHRKKEEEELIALKERIEKRRAERAEQQRIRAEKEKERQARREEERRVREEADAKKKAEEEAKKKSALSSMGSNYSSHLQRADQKRGGKKETEREKKKKILASRRKQLNIDHLNEEKLKDKINELYDWMCQLESEKFDHMERLKRQKYEVTTLRKRVEELSKFSKKGAAARRRK, from the exons AGGAGAAGCCAAAGTTCAA GCCCACTGCTCCAAAGATCCCAGATGGTGAGAAAGTGGACTTTGAC GACATCCAGAAGAAGCGTCAGAACAAAGATCTGATTGAGCTGCAGGCCCTCATCGATGCTCACTTTGAGCacaggaagaaggaggaggaggagctgattGCGCTCAAGGAGAGAATT GAGAAGCGTCGCGCTGAGAGGGCTGAGCAACAGAGGATCCGCGctgagaaggagaaggagcGCCAGGCCAGACGTGAG GAGGAGAGGCGGGTCAGGGAGGAAGCTGATGCCAAGAagaaggcagaggaggaggccaAAAAGAAGTCAGCTCTGTCCAGCATGGGCTCCAACTACAGCAGCCACCTGCAGAGa GCTGAccagaagagaggaggaaagaaagagactgagagagagaagaagaagaagatctTGGCCTCAAGACGCAAGCAGCTCAACATTGACCATCTGAATGAAGAGAAGCTGAA AGATAAGATCAATGAGCTGTACGACTGGATGTGTCAGCTGGAGTCTGAGAAGTTCGACCACATGGAGAGACTGAAGAGGCAGAAGTATGAG GTTACAACCCTGCGTAAGAGAGTGGAggagctcagtaaatt CAGCAAGAAGGGAGCCGCCGCCCGCCGCAGAAAGTAA
- the tnnt3a gene encoding troponin T type 3a (skeletal, fast) isoform X6, with product MSDTEEHDHVEEHDEEKPKFKPTAPKIPDGEKVDFDDIQKKRQNKDLIELQALIDAHFEHRKKEEEELIALKERIEKRRAERAEQQRIRAEKEKERQARREEERRVREEADAKKKAEEEAKKKSALSSMGSNYSSHLQRADQKRGGKKETEREKKKKILASRRKQLNIDHLNEEKLKDKINELYDWMCQLESEKFDHMERLKRQKYEVTTLRKRVEELSKFSKKGAAARRRK from the exons AACACGACG AGGAGAAGCCAAAGTTCAA GCCCACTGCTCCAAAGATCCCAGATGGTGAGAAAGTGGACTTTGAC GACATCCAGAAGAAGCGTCAGAACAAAGATCTGATTGAGCTGCAGGCCCTCATCGATGCTCACTTTGAGCacaggaagaaggaggaggaggagctgattGCGCTCAAGGAGAGAATT GAGAAGCGTCGCGCTGAGAGGGCTGAGCAACAGAGGATCCGCGctgagaaggagaaggagcGCCAGGCCAGACGTGAG GAGGAGAGGCGGGTCAGGGAGGAAGCTGATGCCAAGAagaaggcagaggaggaggccaAAAAGAAGTCAGCTCTGTCCAGCATGGGCTCCAACTACAGCAGCCACCTGCAGAGa GCTGAccagaagagaggaggaaagaaagagactgagagagagaagaagaagaagatctTGGCCTCAAGACGCAAGCAGCTCAACATTGACCATCTGAATGAAGAGAAGCTGAA AGATAAGATCAATGAGCTGTACGACTGGATGTGTCAGCTGGAGTCTGAGAAGTTCGACCACATGGAGAGACTGAAGAGGCAGAAGTATGAG GTTACAACCCTGCGTAAGAGAGTGGAggagctcagtaaatt CAGCAAGAAGGGAGCCGCCGCCCGCCGCAGAAAGTAA
- the tnnt3a gene encoding troponin T type 3a (skeletal, fast) isoform X5: MSDTEEHDHVEEEHDEEKPKFKPTAPKIPDGEKVDFDDIQKKRQNKDLIELQALIDAHFEHRKKEEEELIALKERIEKRRAERAEQQRIRAEKEKERQARREEERRVREEADAKKKAEEEAKKKSALSSMGSNYSSHLQRADQKRGGKKETEREKKKKILASRRKQLNIDHLNEEKLKDKINELYDWMCQLESEKFDHMERLKRQKYEVTTLRKRVEELSKFSKKGAAARRRK, translated from the exons AAGAACACGACG AGGAGAAGCCAAAGTTCAA GCCCACTGCTCCAAAGATCCCAGATGGTGAGAAAGTGGACTTTGAC GACATCCAGAAGAAGCGTCAGAACAAAGATCTGATTGAGCTGCAGGCCCTCATCGATGCTCACTTTGAGCacaggaagaaggaggaggaggagctgattGCGCTCAAGGAGAGAATT GAGAAGCGTCGCGCTGAGAGGGCTGAGCAACAGAGGATCCGCGctgagaaggagaaggagcGCCAGGCCAGACGTGAG GAGGAGAGGCGGGTCAGGGAGGAAGCTGATGCCAAGAagaaggcagaggaggaggccaAAAAGAAGTCAGCTCTGTCCAGCATGGGCTCCAACTACAGCAGCCACCTGCAGAGa GCTGAccagaagagaggaggaaagaaagagactgagagagagaagaagaagaagatctTGGCCTCAAGACGCAAGCAGCTCAACATTGACCATCTGAATGAAGAGAAGCTGAA AGATAAGATCAATGAGCTGTACGACTGGATGTGTCAGCTGGAGTCTGAGAAGTTCGACCACATGGAGAGACTGAAGAGGCAGAAGTATGAG GTTACAACCCTGCGTAAGAGAGTGGAggagctcagtaaatt CAGCAAGAAGGGAGCCGCCGCCCGCCGCAGAAAGTAA
- the tnnt3a gene encoding troponin T type 3a (skeletal, fast) isoform X2: protein MSDTEEHDHVEEEHDAVEEEVVEEVEVAPEAAHEPEPEPEPEPEPEPEPVVEPEPEPEPEPEPEPVAEPEPEPEAEPEEEKPKFKPTAPKIPDGEKVDFDDIQKKRQNKDLIELQALIDAHFEHRKKEEEELIALKERIEKRRAERAEQQRIRAEKEKERQARREEERRVREEADAKKKAEEEAKKKSALSSMGSNYSSHLQRADQKRGGKKETEREKKKKILASRRKQLNIDHLNEEKLKDKINELYDWMCQLESEKFDHMERLKRQKYEVLTYRNRIDELQKHSKKGAAARRRK from the exons AAGAACACGACG CCGTAGAAGAGGAGGTAGTAGAGGAAGTAGAGGTGGCTCCTGAGGCGGCCCATGAGCCTGAGCCAGagccagaaccagaaccagagccagaaccagaaccagtgGTAGAGCCAGAGCCAGAGCCAGAGCCAGAACCTGAGCCTGAGCCTGTGGCTGAGCCTGAGCCTGAGCCTGAGGCTGAGCCTGAAG AGGAGAAGCCAAAGTTCAA GCCCACTGCTCCAAAGATCCCAGATGGTGAGAAAGTGGACTTTGAC GACATCCAGAAGAAGCGTCAGAACAAAGATCTGATTGAGCTGCAGGCCCTCATCGATGCTCACTTTGAGCacaggaagaaggaggaggaggagctgattGCGCTCAAGGAGAGAATT GAGAAGCGTCGCGCTGAGAGGGCTGAGCAACAGAGGATCCGCGctgagaaggagaaggagcGCCAGGCCAGACGTGAG GAGGAGAGGCGGGTCAGGGAGGAAGCTGATGCCAAGAagaaggcagaggaggaggccaAAAAGAAGTCAGCTCTGTCCAGCATGGGCTCCAACTACAGCAGCCACCTGCAGAGa GCTGAccagaagagaggaggaaagaaagagactgagagagagaagaagaagaagatctTGGCCTCAAGACGCAAGCAGCTCAACATTGACCATCTGAATGAAGAGAAGCTGAA AGATAAGATCAATGAGCTGTACGACTGGATGTGTCAGCTGGAGTCTGAGAAGTTCGACCACATGGAGAGACTGAAGAGGCAGAAGTATGAG GTGCTCACGTACAGGAACCGCATTGATGAGTTACAGAAGCA CAGCAAGAAGGGAGCCGCCGCCCGCCGCAGAAAGTAA
- the tnnt3a gene encoding troponin T type 3a (skeletal, fast) isoform X3, with product MSDTEEHDHVEEHDAVEEEVVEEVEVAPEAAHEPEPEPEPEPEPEPEPVVEPEPEPEPEPEPEPVAEPEPEPEAEPEEEKPKFKPTAPKIPDGEKVDFDDIQKKRQNKDLIELQALIDAHFEHRKKEEEELIALKERIEKRRAERAEQQRIRAEKEKERQARREEERRVREEADAKKKAEEEAKKKSALSSMGSNYSSHLQRADQKRGGKKETEREKKKKILASRRKQLNIDHLNEEKLKDKINELYDWMCQLESEKFDHMERLKRQKYEVTTLRKRVEELSKFSKKGAAARRRK from the exons AACACGACG CCGTAGAAGAGGAGGTAGTAGAGGAAGTAGAGGTGGCTCCTGAGGCGGCCCATGAGCCTGAGCCAGagccagaaccagaaccagagccagaaccagaaccagtgGTAGAGCCAGAGCCAGAGCCAGAGCCAGAACCTGAGCCTGAGCCTGTGGCTGAGCCTGAGCCTGAGCCTGAGGCTGAGCCTGAAG AGGAGAAGCCAAAGTTCAA GCCCACTGCTCCAAAGATCCCAGATGGTGAGAAAGTGGACTTTGAC GACATCCAGAAGAAGCGTCAGAACAAAGATCTGATTGAGCTGCAGGCCCTCATCGATGCTCACTTTGAGCacaggaagaaggaggaggaggagctgattGCGCTCAAGGAGAGAATT GAGAAGCGTCGCGCTGAGAGGGCTGAGCAACAGAGGATCCGCGctgagaaggagaaggagcGCCAGGCCAGACGTGAG GAGGAGAGGCGGGTCAGGGAGGAAGCTGATGCCAAGAagaaggcagaggaggaggccaAAAAGAAGTCAGCTCTGTCCAGCATGGGCTCCAACTACAGCAGCCACCTGCAGAGa GCTGAccagaagagaggaggaaagaaagagactgagagagagaagaagaagaagatctTGGCCTCAAGACGCAAGCAGCTCAACATTGACCATCTGAATGAAGAGAAGCTGAA AGATAAGATCAATGAGCTGTACGACTGGATGTGTCAGCTGGAGTCTGAGAAGTTCGACCACATGGAGAGACTGAAGAGGCAGAAGTATGAG GTTACAACCCTGCGTAAGAGAGTGGAggagctcagtaaatt CAGCAAGAAGGGAGCCGCCGCCCGCCGCAGAAAGTAA
- the tnnt3a gene encoding troponin T type 3a (skeletal, fast) isoform X1 translates to MSDTEEHDHVEEEHDAVEEEVVEEVEVAPEAAHEPEPEPEPEPEPEPEPVVEPEPEPEPEPEPEPVAEPEPEPEAEPEEEKPKFKPTAPKIPDGEKVDFDDIQKKRQNKDLIELQALIDAHFEHRKKEEEELIALKERIEKRRAERAEQQRIRAEKEKERQARREEERRVREEADAKKKAEEEAKKKSALSSMGSNYSSHLQRADQKRGGKKETEREKKKKILASRRKQLNIDHLNEEKLKDKINELYDWMCQLESEKFDHMERLKRQKYEVTTLRKRVEELSKFSKKGAAARRRK, encoded by the exons AAGAACACGACG CCGTAGAAGAGGAGGTAGTAGAGGAAGTAGAGGTGGCTCCTGAGGCGGCCCATGAGCCTGAGCCAGagccagaaccagaaccagagccagaaccagaaccagtgGTAGAGCCAGAGCCAGAGCCAGAGCCAGAACCTGAGCCTGAGCCTGTGGCTGAGCCTGAGCCTGAGCCTGAGGCTGAGCCTGAAG AGGAGAAGCCAAAGTTCAA GCCCACTGCTCCAAAGATCCCAGATGGTGAGAAAGTGGACTTTGAC GACATCCAGAAGAAGCGTCAGAACAAAGATCTGATTGAGCTGCAGGCCCTCATCGATGCTCACTTTGAGCacaggaagaaggaggaggaggagctgattGCGCTCAAGGAGAGAATT GAGAAGCGTCGCGCTGAGAGGGCTGAGCAACAGAGGATCCGCGctgagaaggagaaggagcGCCAGGCCAGACGTGAG GAGGAGAGGCGGGTCAGGGAGGAAGCTGATGCCAAGAagaaggcagaggaggaggccaAAAAGAAGTCAGCTCTGTCCAGCATGGGCTCCAACTACAGCAGCCACCTGCAGAGa GCTGAccagaagagaggaggaaagaaagagactgagagagagaagaagaagaagatctTGGCCTCAAGACGCAAGCAGCTCAACATTGACCATCTGAATGAAGAGAAGCTGAA AGATAAGATCAATGAGCTGTACGACTGGATGTGTCAGCTGGAGTCTGAGAAGTTCGACCACATGGAGAGACTGAAGAGGCAGAAGTATGAG GTTACAACCCTGCGTAAGAGAGTGGAggagctcagtaaatt CAGCAAGAAGGGAGCCGCCGCCCGCCGCAGAAAGTAA